In one window of Tachypleus tridentatus isolate NWPU-2018 chromosome 2, ASM421037v1, whole genome shotgun sequence DNA:
- the LOC143244494 gene encoding uncharacterized protein LOC143244494 produces MEEVPRAYVVLKQGYNVEPAELLQFVSDRASRPKHLKGGREILDKIPRSEMGKIQRRTLQKYYYQNNK; encoded by the exons ATGGAGGAAGTTCCACGTGCCTATGTGGTGTTGAAGCAAGGTTATAACGTGGAGCCAGCAGAACTTCTTCAATTTGTGTCAG ATCGTGCATCACGTCCCAAACACCTAAAAGGAGGACGAGAGATCTTGGATAAAATTCCCAGGTCTGAAATGGGAAAAATTCAACGAAGAACTTTGCAGAAATACTATTATCAAAATAACAAGTAA